Within the Cupriavidus malaysiensis genome, the region CTCGGCAATGTATTTCAGGGGAATGCGCAGGCGCGTGCCCGGCTGCAGCCGGTACGGGTCGCCGACCCGGTTCAGCTGCTGCAGCATGCGCCAGCCGTCGAGCCGTGTCATGTAGCGGTCCGCCAGGCCGATCAGGGTATCGCCCCGCTCCACGAGGTAGATGAAGTCCTCGCCTTCGGTTCCGGCCGGACCGGCCCACACCCGCGTGACCGCTACGGCACAGAGAGCCGCCACCCCGCAAGCCGCCAGCGCCAGCCGGGCGCCGGCACGCACCCCTTCACTCCGCCTGCTCATCCGCTGCATTCACGCTCTCGAAACGGTAACCATGGGAATAGACGGATGTCAGCCTGACCCCGTTCTCCGGGCGCAGGGACAGCTTGATGCGCAGCCGCGACATATGGGTGTCGAGCGTGCGCGAGCCCGCGCCGATGCTGCGGCCCCACACCGCCTGCTCCACCACCTCCCGCGACAGCAGGCGGCCGATGTTGCGGAACAGGAAAAGCGCCAGCTCGAACTCGCGCGGCGACACTTCGACGGGCTCACCGCCCACCAGCACGGTGCGCGCGCCGGCGTCCAGGCAGTAGTTGCCCTGGCGGACGATCTGTTCCTGCTGGGCGGCCTCGGGATAGGCGCGGCGCAGCAGCGCCTGCACGCGCGCGTTCAGTTCCGCGCGCCGGATCGGCTTGATCATGTAGTCGTCGGCGCCCACGGTCAGGCCGGCGACGATGTCTTCTTCCTGGGAGCGGCTGGTGACGAACAGGATCGGCGGCAGGCGCCCGGAGTTCTGCCGCACCCAGGACACGATCTCCGGACCGGCGATGTCGGGCAGTTGCCAGTCGACCAGCAGCAGGTCGAAGACCTGGTCGCGCAGGGCCCGCAACAGGCTCCTGCCGTCGCCGAAGCTGGTGCATTCGTGGCCGGCGTCCACCAGGATCTGCCGGATCAGCTCGGATTGGTCTTTGTCATCCTCGACCGAGGCAATTCTCATACTTCCCTCTTCTGCCTCCGCCGCGCCCACCTGGCACGGCTCCGGAAACGCGCCAGGGCGCCTTTCCTGCGCATGGTACATAACAGCCCCCCCTTCCGTCGACCCTGCCGGGCGGGGGACTGCTCCCGGTTGCCGGTGGCCTTCATTGCCGGATGAAGGTCTCGTATTCCAGCCTGCCCGGCCTGCGATCGAGCAGCTGCAGCGCCGCGCCACCACCCTCGGCAGGGCCGCGGCGAAGCCATGGCCGTACCAGGTCGGGCCCCGGCTCCAGCGTCAACCGCGCCAGACAGGGGTTCAGCATCAGGAACAGCGCGTTCAGCGGCACCTCGTGGCGCTGCTCCAGGCAGAAGTCGAGATTGAGCCCCCGGCAGCGCCAGCACCCAGCGGCCCGCCGCGAACAGCAGCCGTGCGGCGATCGCCTGCACCTTGACGACCCCGTACCGGCCCAGGCGGACGGTGAGCGCCATGATGCCGCGCAGTTCGAAACCGAAGCCGGCCATCTCCGTGCCCCCCGTACATCGGGCTGCGCGGCGAGCGTGGCAGTTCGATGCCGTCGGGGATGGTGCTGGAGCGCTGCGCCGGCCTCTTAGCAGGCACGGCCCAAGGTGTCGGAGACGTGCACGCACGGCTCGCGGAAATTCGCGCAAATCGCTGGCCTGCGGCCCATCGCGCTGGAACGCATAGCGGCTGCCACGGATCCACTGGCTCTGGAACAGGTCGATCTTGCGTTCCCTGGTGTCGATGCCGTGTCGGACACCGGCAGCGGGCGCCGCTGGCGCGGAGCGGACTTCGAAGGAGAATCCCAGGGCGCTGCGGAAGACGATTCCGACCAACGCGCTCAGTGCCCCGCTTCAGCAAATGAGCCAAAGAAGACCTTTGGCTTGAGAATTTTCCCCGTGATGACGCCGAATGTTAGCGTTTGAAGTCAATGGCTACTGTCAACAACTGTGTCCCGAGCACAGCGATCCACGCCCATCGACACGCCCGGCAGGCGCGCAGCCGCAGCGCGGAACCTGCCGCCACGCCGGACCGATGGCCCGCCAAAGCCGCTAGAATCACGCCGGCGAACCGGCACGCCGGCATTCGGACGCGCCGCCAGGCACCAGGCACCAGTCAACGGAGAAACCAGATGAAGGTCGACAATATCCTGCACACCATTGGCGGCACGCCGCACATCCGCATCCAGCGCCTGTTCGGCGACCAGCATCGCGTCTGGATCAAGTCGGAGCGCAGCAATCCGGGCGGCTCGATCAAGGACCGCATCGCCCTGGCCATGATCGAGGCCGCCGAGCAGGACGGCCGCCTCAAGCCGGGCGGCACCATCATCGAGCCCACCTCGGGCAATACCGGCATCGGCCTGGCCATGGTGGCCGCGGTCAAGGGCTACAAGCTGGTGCTGGTGATGCCGGACAGCATGTCGATCGAGCGCCGCCGCCTGATGCTGGCCTACGGCGCCACCTTCGAACTGACTCCGCGCGAGAAAGGCATGAAGGGCGCTATCGCCCGCGCCGAGGAACTGGTCGCGTCCACCCCGGGCGCCTGGATGCCGCAGCAGTTCGAGAATCCGGCCAACGTGGCCGTGCATGAGCGCACCACCGCGCGCGAGATCCTGGCCGACTTCCCCGAAGGCGTCGACGTGCTGATCACCGGCGTCGGTACCGGTGGCCATATCACGGGCTGCGCGCGCGTGCTGAAGGATGCCTGGCCCAAGCTCAAGGTCTATGCCGTCGAGCCGACCGCCTCGCCGGTGCTGTCCGGCGGCGCGCCCGCGCCGCACCCGATCCAGGGCATCGGCGCCGGCTTCGTGCCGCGCATCCTCGACAGCGGGCTGCTCGACGGCATCATCCAGGTCGATGCCGAGCCGGCACGCGAGATGGCACGCCGCGCCGCGCGCGAGGAAGGCCTGCTGGTGGGGATCTCTTCCGGTGCCACGCTGGCGGCGATCGCGCACAAGCTGCCCGAGCTGCCGGCCGGCGCCACGGTGCTGGGCTTCAACTACGATACCGGCGAACGGTACCTGACGGTGGAAGGGTTCCTGCCCGCCTGAGCGCCTGATCCCTGCCCTCGCGCTCCCGGCAGGCCCGCTGCCGGGAGCGGCAGGGCTTGCAGGATGCGGCCCGGCACGGAAGGCCGGGCGCCCTCCGCTCAGCCTGCCGGCAGGGCAAACCCCGCGCCGACCCTTCCCCGCACGGACTTCAGCGTCGCCCG harbors:
- a CDS encoding response regulator transcription factor, which encodes MRIASVEDDKDQSELIRQILVDAGHECTSFGDGRSLLRALRDQVFDLLLVDWQLPDIAGPEIVSWVRQNSGRLPPILFVTSRSQEEDIVAGLTVGADDYMIKPIRRAELNARVQALLRRAYPEAAQQEQIVRQGNYCLDAGARTVLVGGEPVEVSPREFELALFLFRNIGRLLSREVVEQAVWGRSIGAGSRTLDTHMSRLRIKLSLRPENGVRLTSVYSHGYRFESVNAADEQAE
- the cysK gene encoding cysteine synthase A; protein product: MKVDNILHTIGGTPHIRIQRLFGDQHRVWIKSERSNPGGSIKDRIALAMIEAAEQDGRLKPGGTIIEPTSGNTGIGLAMVAAVKGYKLVLVMPDSMSIERRRLMLAYGATFELTPREKGMKGAIARAEELVASTPGAWMPQQFENPANVAVHERTTAREILADFPEGVDVLITGVGTGGHITGCARVLKDAWPKLKVYAVEPTASPVLSGGAPAPHPIQGIGAGFVPRILDSGLLDGIIQVDAEPAREMARRAAREEGLLVGISSGATLAAIAHKLPELPAGATVLGFNYDTGERYLTVEGFLPA